In Humulus lupulus chromosome 7, drHumLupu1.1, whole genome shotgun sequence, the following are encoded in one genomic region:
- the LOC133791851 gene encoding uncharacterized protein LOC133791851, giving the protein MNAAVRNGKIHLGTLYSIVFLGELVQYVKAVWCRLLAPKHSFILWLAVNHKLLTRDWLQSCHIHLFSISCPVCGQEDENHTHLFFDCVFSRKILLAVQGWLRGLSWSVQFRNWIQWLSLPRAGWLSMILHATCAAAVYHIWLNRNHCWLDNFCLPVYKIDHLIRYSIKARVLNLVGSKCTYREKQMLKFVRNL; this is encoded by the coding sequence ATGAATGCTGCGGTTAGGAATGGAAAAATCCATTTGGGCACTCTGTACTCGATAGTGTTTCTTGGTGAGCTGGTGCAGTATGTTAAGGCTGTCTGGTGTAGACTCTTGGCTCCAAAGCACAGTTTCATTCTTTGGCTTGCTGTGAACCATAAATTGCTTACCAGAGACTGGTTGCAGTCCTGTCATATTCATCTCTTTTCAATTAGCTGCCCAGTTTGTGGTCAAGAGGATGAGAATCATACTCATTTATTTTTTGATTGTGTCTTCTCCAGAAAAATTCTTCTTGCTGTCCAGGGTTGGCTGAGAGGTTTATCTTGGTCGGTTCAGTTTAGGAATTGGATCCAGTGGCTGTCTTTGCCTCGGGCTGGCTGGCTTTCGATGATACTTCATGCAACATGTGCAGCGGCTGTGTATCATATATGGCTGAATAGGAACCATTGTTGGCTTGATAATTTCTGCTTACCAGTGTACAAGATTGACCATTTGATTAGATACTCTATCAAAGCTAGAGTGTTGAATTTAGTTGGCAGTAAATGTACTTATAGAGAAAAGCAGATGCTTAAGTTTGTTAGGAATCTGTAA